A single window of Oerskovia paurometabola DNA harbors:
- a CDS encoding DUF5063 domain-containing protein — translation MVETEEAVGSDLRSVAASVSAQARTFLTTTAEVASGAAPEAAIPLLLLATSDLLAVGARLGAMMDVVPDQRFEPDAGPETDLDPLREGLARLLDGLDDYPEIEDPVLGAVVGQASVSGDIACIAEALAKGLQHYDSGQELEALWWWQFSYLSLWGERAASALRVLQLVLAHLRLDVEDDVAAEAEYDALHA, via the coding sequence GTGGTTGAGACCGAAGAGGCCGTGGGGTCGGACCTGAGGTCCGTCGCCGCCTCGGTGTCCGCGCAGGCGCGCACCTTCCTCACGACGACCGCCGAGGTCGCCTCGGGCGCCGCCCCGGAGGCCGCGATCCCGCTGCTGCTCCTGGCCACGTCGGACCTGCTGGCGGTCGGCGCACGGCTCGGCGCCATGATGGACGTCGTCCCGGACCAGCGCTTCGAGCCCGACGCCGGGCCCGAGACCGACCTCGACCCGTTGCGCGAAGGCCTGGCCCGGCTACTCGACGGCCTCGACGACTACCCGGAGATCGAGGACCCCGTGCTGGGCGCGGTCGTCGGGCAGGCGTCGGTGTCCGGGGACATCGCGTGCATCGCCGAGGCCCTGGCCAAGGGGCTCCAGCACTACGACTCGGGCCAGGAGCTCGAGGCCCTGTGGTGGTGGCAGTTCTCCTACCTGTCGTTGTGGGGCGAGCGGGCCGCGAGCGCGCTGCGCGTCCTGCAGCTCGTGCTCGCGCACCTGCGGCTCGACGTCGAGGACGACGTCGCCGCCGAGGCGGAGTACGACGCGCTGCACGCCTGA
- a CDS encoding DNA polymerase III subunit gamma and tau, whose protein sequence is MSTALYRRYRPETFAEVIGQDHVTGPLRQALRSGRVNHAYLFSGPRGCGKTTSARILARTLNCARNTEETPIDTPCGECSSCVELARGGSGSLDVIEIDAASHNGVDDARELRERATFAPARDRYKIFILDEAHMVTPQGFNALLKLVEEPPPHVKFIFATTEPDKVIGTIRSRTHHYPFRLVPPDVLGPYLEQLCAAEGVTIGTGVVPLVVRSGGGSVRDSLSVMDQLIAGAEAGSVDYERAVDLLGFTHASLLDDVVEALAARDGASIFRVVEQIITTGHEPRRFVEDLLERLRDLIVISVSGGAADAVLRDVPSDQLDRMKTQAQNLGAAELSRAADLVNAALTEMSGATSPRLHLELLCARLLLPGVDDGAAGLAARIDRLERGGLGVAGIAPVAAAPRPGGPEGLVAPAPRGPRVEDDAPAAPVSGLSGAAAARAALQARKAGEGPAPAAAEPQAAALTSDVASAGETSGAAGESEGWPVVVPVGTGEPATSEVATDAPVGTPVVASPVEGGAAASVVPDDDAAPAAHLGSVTAPEAARVEPAPAPAAATQAPVAPVAVVQPPAAPAPASSDVDALSTDVLRRRWPEVLQTLSSSRVTWSLVSGNAQVGELTPDTLYLAFQTPALARTFSTSRHTGAVQEAVYQTLGFQVRVEARLDEGGGSAPSAPVPDAPPAPRRDEPSDDGAPGAPAGPAAGGPAPTAPPTAPPSGPGGSGPEAVVPVGEPVGVVSAPGGPGMQSASSAPNGPGTVRPSGPGAQGTAPVQQGGVALQERPAARPASAPRTAPEAEPVVNAADEAWLAGLPVTEPPVDYDEGHEPPPADQGRAASSGSRPAPRPTAPSHASAPSAPSAPTPAVPTGPAPGVRESRRQTLERQAAEQRARQSSARVAVSMDDDSPSDDDPDLASSGLVGAPLVAQLLGGVVIDETIDTGL, encoded by the coding sequence GTGAGCACCGCCCTGTACCGCCGCTACCGGCCAGAGACCTTCGCCGAGGTCATCGGGCAGGACCACGTCACCGGACCACTGCGGCAGGCGCTGCGCAGCGGACGAGTGAACCACGCCTACCTCTTCTCCGGCCCTCGCGGCTGCGGCAAGACGACCTCGGCGCGCATCCTCGCGCGCACCCTGAACTGCGCACGCAACACCGAGGAGACGCCCATCGACACCCCCTGCGGGGAGTGCTCGTCGTGCGTCGAGCTCGCGCGCGGCGGATCCGGCAGCCTCGACGTCATCGAGATCGACGCGGCCTCGCACAACGGTGTCGACGACGCCCGCGAGCTGCGCGAGCGCGCGACCTTCGCGCCCGCCCGCGACCGGTACAAGATCTTCATCCTCGACGAGGCCCACATGGTCACGCCGCAGGGCTTCAACGCGCTCCTCAAGCTCGTCGAGGAGCCCCCGCCGCACGTGAAGTTCATCTTCGCGACGACCGAGCCGGACAAGGTCATCGGGACCATCCGCTCGCGCACGCACCACTACCCGTTCCGCCTCGTCCCTCCGGACGTCCTGGGTCCCTACCTCGAGCAGCTCTGCGCCGCGGAGGGCGTGACCATCGGCACCGGCGTCGTGCCGCTCGTCGTGCGCTCGGGCGGCGGCTCGGTGCGTGACTCGCTGTCCGTCATGGACCAGCTCATCGCGGGCGCCGAGGCCGGGAGCGTCGACTACGAGCGCGCCGTGGACCTGCTGGGTTTCACGCACGCCTCGCTGCTCGACGACGTCGTGGAGGCCCTCGCGGCCCGCGACGGCGCGAGCATCTTCCGGGTCGTCGAGCAGATCATCACCACGGGCCACGAGCCTCGCCGCTTCGTCGAGGACCTCCTCGAACGCCTGCGCGACCTCATCGTCATCTCCGTCTCGGGCGGCGCTGCGGACGCCGTGCTGCGCGACGTCCCGTCCGACCAGCTCGACCGCATGAAGACCCAGGCGCAGAACCTCGGCGCGGCCGAGCTCTCGCGCGCGGCGGACCTCGTCAACGCGGCGCTCACCGAGATGAGCGGCGCCACGTCGCCCCGCCTGCACCTCGAGCTCCTGTGCGCGCGCCTCCTGCTCCCCGGCGTGGACGACGGCGCCGCGGGGCTCGCGGCGCGCATCGACCGGCTGGAGCGAGGCGGCCTCGGCGTCGCGGGCATCGCGCCCGTCGCGGCCGCGCCGCGCCCGGGAGGACCCGAGGGCCTCGTCGCCCCCGCGCCGCGTGGCCCGCGGGTCGAGGACGACGCACCCGCAGCCCCCGTGAGCGGGCTCAGCGGGGCTGCTGCCGCCCGGGCGGCGCTCCAGGCCCGCAAGGCAGGGGAGGGGCCGGCTCCTGCGGCCGCCGAGCCGCAGGCCGCTGCGCTCACGAGCGACGTCGCCTCCGCGGGCGAGACCTCGGGCGCCGCGGGCGAGAGCGAGGGCTGGCCCGTCGTCGTGCCGGTCGGCACGGGCGAGCCCGCGACGAGCGAGGTGGCGACGGACGCACCCGTCGGGACGCCGGTCGTCGCCTCCCCGGTCGAGGGTGGTGCTGCCGCGTCCGTCGTGCCGGACGACGACGCCGCCCCTGCCGCGCACCTCGGTTCGGTGACGGCTCCCGAGGCCGCGCGGGTCGAGCCGGCTCCCGCACCTGCTGCGGCCACCCAGGCGCCCGTCGCGCCGGTGGCCGTGGTCCAGCCCCCGGCCGCCCCGGCGCCCGCGTCGAGCGATGTCGACGCACTCAGCACCGACGTCCTGCGTCGACGCTGGCCCGAGGTCCTCCAGACCCTGAGCTCGAGCCGCGTCACGTGGTCGCTCGTGAGCGGCAACGCGCAGGTCGGGGAGCTCACGCCGGACACCCTGTACCTCGCGTTCCAGACGCCGGCGCTCGCGCGGACCTTCTCCACGTCCCGGCACACGGGGGCCGTCCAGGAGGCCGTCTACCAGACCCTCGGCTTCCAGGTCCGGGTCGAGGCCCGCCTCGACGAGGGCGGCGGCTCGGCCCCGAGCGCTCCCGTCCCGGACGCGCCGCCCGCGCCGCGCCGGGACGAGCCGTCCGACGACGGCGCACCGGGCGCCCCTGCTGGTCCGGCCGCGGGAGGCCCAGCGCCGACCGCACCGCCGACCGCACCGCCGAGCGGCCCCGGCGGTTCCGGACCTGAGGCCGTCGTGCCGGTCGGCGAGCCCGTCGGCGTGGTCTCGGCACCCGGGGGACCTGGGATGCAGTCGGCCTCGTCAGCCCCGAACGGTCCGGGTACTGTCCGGCCCTCGGGCCCCGGTGCGCAGGGAACGGCCCCCGTGCAGCAGGGCGGCGTCGCGCTCCAGGAGCGCCCGGCAGCCCGGCCCGCCTCCGCTCCCCGCACCGCGCCGGAGGCCGAGCCGGTCGTCAACGCGGCCGACGAGGCCTGGCTCGCGGGTCTGCCCGTGACCGAGCCCCCCGTCGACTACGACGAGGGCCACGAACCGCCGCCCGCGGACCAGGGGCGAGCGGCGTCGTCGGGCAGCAGGCCTGCTCCCCGTCCCACCGCGCCTTCCCATGCCTCCGCGCCGTCGGCGCCCAGCGCCCCGACGCCCGCCGTCCCCACCGGGCCCGCGCCCGGCGTGCGCGAGTCGCGCCGTCAGACCCTCGAACGGCAGGCCGCCGAGCAGAGGGCCCGACAGTCGTCGGCGCGCGTCGCGGTCTCGATGGACGACGACTCGCCGTCCGACGACGACCCGGACCTCGCGTCGTCGGGCCTGGTCGGCGCGCCGCTCGTGGCTCAGCTGCTGGGCGGCGTCGTGATCGACGAGACCATCGACACCGGGCTCTGA
- the recR gene encoding recombination mediator RecR, with translation MYEGAVQDLIDELGRLPGVGPKSAQRIAFHLLAADAADVRRLADALTEVKLRVRFCEICGNVAESEQCRICRDPRRSAEVICVVEEPKDVVAIERTREFRGKYHVLGGAINPIDNVGPDDLRIRELLTRLADGAVQEVILAMDPNVEGEATATYLTRMLSPMGLRVSRLASGLPVGGDLEYADEVTLGRAFEGRRVVSG, from the coding sequence GTGTATGAAGGCGCGGTCCAGGACCTGATCGACGAGCTCGGCCGACTCCCCGGAGTCGGCCCCAAGAGTGCCCAACGCATCGCGTTCCACCTCCTCGCGGCCGACGCCGCGGACGTGCGGCGGCTCGCCGACGCGCTCACCGAGGTCAAGCTGCGCGTGCGGTTCTGCGAGATCTGCGGCAACGTCGCGGAGTCGGAGCAGTGCCGCATCTGCCGTGACCCCCGACGCTCCGCAGAGGTGATCTGCGTCGTCGAGGAGCCCAAGGACGTCGTCGCGATCGAGCGCACGCGCGAGTTCCGCGGCAAGTACCACGTGCTCGGTGGGGCCATCAACCCCATCGACAACGTCGGCCCCGACGACCTGCGCATCCGCGAGCTCCTGACCCGGCTGGCCGACGGCGCGGTCCAGGAGGTCATCCTCGCGATGGACCCCAACGTCGAGGGCGAGGCCACGGCCACCTACCTCACGCGCATGCTCTCGCCCATGGGGTTGCGCGTGTCCCGCCTGGCGTCCGGGCTGCCGGTGGGTGGAGACTTGGAGTACGCCGACGAGGTGACGCTCGGGCGGGCGTTCGAGGGACGGAGGGTCGTCAGTGGTTGA
- a CDS encoding VOC family protein, whose amino-acid sequence MSPRGELHHVELWVEDLDTAESSWAWLLDELGYTRFQTWASGQSWLRGATYIVLEASPAVRAEKHDRLRPGLNHLAFSGGRPSEVDDLAARAAEHGWSLMFADAHPYAGGPQHYAAYLENADGFEVEIVAADD is encoded by the coding sequence GTGAGCCCGCGCGGCGAGCTCCACCACGTCGAGCTGTGGGTCGAGGACCTCGACACCGCGGAGAGCTCGTGGGCGTGGCTGCTCGACGAGCTCGGCTACACGCGCTTCCAGACGTGGGCCTCGGGCCAGAGCTGGCTGCGCGGGGCGACGTACATCGTGCTCGAGGCGAGCCCCGCCGTCCGCGCCGAGAAGCACGACCGCCTGCGCCCCGGCCTCAACCACCTGGCGTTCTCGGGCGGTCGCCCGAGCGAGGTGGACGACCTGGCGGCGCGCGCGGCCGAGCACGGGTGGAGCTTGATGTTCGCGGACGCCCACCCCTACGCGGGCGGCCCCCAGCACTACGCGGCCTACCTCGAGAACGCCGACGGCTTCGAGGTGGAGATCGTCGCGGCGGACGACTGA
- a CDS encoding ABC transporter permease — MSTQQFLSPQPTGTAPTGSASTPDKRGDWSLSWHGVRTVATLELRQRVRSTRWKIALVVWFVVVGGITLLTSGALSFTTGYDNGSDVQYGPIIFGAVVFFVLFLGLLVAPTLSASAINGDRNAGTLATLQVTLLTAAEIVVGKLVAAWSAALAFLVVSIPFIAWALVAGGVSFLSLVTTVLLLAVLLAVVCAIGLGFSALTTKTSGSAVLTYLTVAGLTVVSLIAFGLTVPLVTYESEAQVWSVPDDYDGEYGTAPECEWQARELTQSHTELTWWLLAVNPFVIVADAAPQPTYADSDEAYFSTSDPLSLIRAGVRAARTGPSPVQDWCYGNGADYESPVDAPEADDSPVWPWGLGANLLLGAGGVVLAVRRLRIPTAKLPRGTRVA; from the coding sequence ATGAGCACCCAGCAGTTCCTCTCCCCCCAGCCGACCGGGACGGCCCCGACGGGCAGCGCGAGCACGCCGGACAAGCGCGGCGACTGGTCGCTGTCGTGGCACGGCGTCAGGACCGTCGCAACCCTCGAGCTGCGTCAGCGCGTGCGCTCGACCCGGTGGAAGATCGCGCTCGTCGTGTGGTTCGTGGTCGTCGGCGGCATCACGCTCCTGACGTCGGGTGCCCTCTCCTTCACGACGGGATACGACAACGGCTCCGACGTGCAGTACGGCCCGATCATCTTCGGCGCCGTGGTCTTCTTCGTCCTCTTCCTCGGCCTGCTCGTGGCCCCGACGCTCAGCGCCTCCGCGATCAACGGCGACCGGAACGCCGGGACCCTCGCGACTCTCCAGGTGACGCTGCTGACCGCGGCGGAGATCGTCGTCGGGAAGCTCGTCGCGGCGTGGAGCGCGGCGCTCGCGTTCCTCGTCGTGAGCATCCCGTTCATCGCGTGGGCGCTCGTCGCGGGCGGGGTCTCGTTCCTGTCGCTGGTCACGACGGTCCTGCTGCTCGCGGTGCTCCTCGCGGTCGTGTGCGCGATCGGGCTCGGGTTCTCGGCGCTCACGACCAAGACGTCGGGCTCCGCGGTCCTGACCTACCTGACCGTCGCGGGGCTCACGGTGGTCAGCCTCATCGCGTTCGGGCTCACGGTCCCCCTGGTGACGTACGAGAGCGAGGCCCAGGTCTGGAGCGTCCCTGACGACTACGACGGGGAGTACGGGACGGCCCCCGAGTGCGAGTGGCAGGCGCGCGAGCTCACGCAGAGCCACACCGAGCTCACCTGGTGGCTCCTCGCGGTGAACCCGTTCGTCATCGTCGCGGACGCCGCGCCGCAACCCACGTACGCGGACAGCGACGAGGCGTACTTCTCGACGTCCGACCCGCTGTCGCTGATCCGAGCAGGTGTGCGCGCCGCCCGGACCGGGCCCTCCCCCGTCCAGGACTGGTGCTACGGCAACGGCGCCGACTACGAGTCGCCGGTCGACGCCCCGGAGGCGGACGACTCCCCCGTCTGGCCGTGGGGGCTGGGCGCGAACCTGCTCCTCGGCGCGGGCGGCGTGGTCCTGGCCGTGCGGCGCCTGCGCATCCCGACCGCGAAGCTGCCGCGCGGTACGCGCGTGGCCTGA